In one Hoplias malabaricus isolate fHopMal1 chromosome X1, fHopMal1.hap1, whole genome shotgun sequence genomic region, the following are encoded:
- the LOC136675919 gene encoding CD59 glycoprotein-like isoform X1 has protein sequence MKTLLVTLIVSGLLMSGFALKCNNCIPRPGGSCRNTIETCGFGLDACVSAFFTISPFSYFRRCSKMSDCLILQASPYISARCCQSDLCN, from the exons ATGAAGACCCTGCTCGTGACTCTGATTGTCTCCGGGCTGTTGATGAGTG gtTTTGCACTGAAATGTAACAACTGCATTCCACGACCAGGGGGCAGTTGTCGCAACACCATAGAAACCTGTGGTTTTGGATTGGACGCCTGCGTCTCAGCCTTTTTCACCATCTCCCCCT TTTCGTACTTCAGGAGGTGCAGCAAGATGTCTGACTGCTTAATTTTGCAGGCCTCTCCTTATATTTCTGCTCGATGCTGTCAGTCTGACCTCTGCAACTAG